A single Triticum dicoccoides isolate Atlit2015 ecotype Zavitan chromosome 2A, WEW_v2.0, whole genome shotgun sequence DNA region contains:
- the LOC119358394 gene encoding disease resistance protein PIK6-NP-like has product MEGATQLVSIVGQLVGKEYRQLRGVSAQVAELSDELETMKAILRMLSEAEEDAVDHFIRVWMKQVRELAYDAEDCVHLYIFRIRCRSRDRFLVWSKRMLGTLSSRRQLAREIKALRARAVVISERQERYGLSREVLRRSTSPSASAPLLGHALRPVPNDPDHLVGITEQATRLAAMVKAVSDNDMTLKVFSVVGFGGLGKTTLAMEVCRQLEADFQGQAQVSVSQAFRDTKDLEGLLKRILLQIVKPRKIGINDDDEQDPLDGIDIMRVDKLTDKLEEVLEDMSQREPSPTITPAHQKLAVLFALVERSAIALPAVANLTWPTGSAVVELAAASLFPNALPPPPSVGA; this is encoded by the exons ATGGAAGGCGCGACCCAGCTTGTGTCCATCGTCGGGCAGCTGGTGGGTAAGGAGTACCGGCAGCTCCGCGGCGTGAGTGCCCAGGTGGCTGAGCTGAGCGACGAGCTGGAAACCATGAAAGCCATCCTCCGCATGCTGTCCGAAGCAGAAGAGGACGCCGTGGACCACTTCATCCGGGTGTGGATGAAGCAGGTGCGCGAGCTCGCCTACGACGCCGAGGACTGCGTGCACCTCTACATCTTCCGCATCCGATGCCGGTCCAGAGACCGCTTCCTCGTGTGGTCCAAACGCATGCTGGGTACGCTTTCTTCTCGCCGCCAGCTTGCTCGAGAGATCAAGGCACTCCGCGCCCGTGCTGTCGTGATCAGCGAGCGCCAGGAACGCTACGGGCTCAGCCGTGAGGTGCTGAGGCGCTCTACTTCTCCTTCCGCTTCAGCGCCGCTGCTCGGCCATGCGCTCAGGCCGGTACCAAACGACCCTGACCATCTAGTCGGCATCACGGAGCAGGCTACCAGACTGGCCGCCATGGTGAAGGCGGTGAGTGACAATGACATGACGCTCAAGGTTTTTTCCGTCGTGGGATTCGGGGGGCTCGGGAAGACTACGCTGGCGATGGAGGTGTGCCGGCAGTTGGAGGCCGACTTCCAAGGCCAAGCTCAAGTGTCTGTGTCCCAGGCGTTCCGCGACACGAAAGATTTGGAGGGATTACTGAAGCGCATACTTCTTCAAATCGTCAAGCCACGAAAGATAGGCATCAACGACGACGATGAACAAGATCCACTGGATGGCATCGACATCATGCGTGTAGACAAGCTTACCGACAagctcgaggaggttctcgaggacaTGAG CCAGAGAGAACCATCCCCGACG ATAACGCCAGCCCATCAGAAATTGGCCGTTCTGTTCGCCCTGGTTGAGCGATCGGCGATTGCTCTACCCGCCGTCGCCAACTTGACGTGGCCGACCGGCTCCGCCGTCGTTGAACTCGCCGCCGCATCCCTGTTTCCCAACGCGCTCCCGCCACCACCCTCCGTGGGTGCTTGA